The proteins below are encoded in one region of Balaenoptera acutorostrata chromosome 11, mBalAcu1.1, whole genome shotgun sequence:
- the B4GALNT1 gene encoding beta-1,4 N-acetylgalactosaminyltransferase 1 isoform X2, with protein sequence MRLGRRALCVLVLLLACASLGLLYASTRVAPGLQAPLALWTPLQGNPRPELPGLAPEPRYAHIPVRIKEQVVGLLSTNNCSCEPSGGSLHLPFQRQVQAIDFTKAFDSEELRAASALREQEFQAFLSRSQSTADQLLIAPANSPLQYPLQGVEVQPLRSILVPGLSLQATSGQEVYQVNLTASLGTWDVAGEVTGVTLTGEGQPDLTLASRGLDQLNRQLQLVTYSSRSYQANTADIVRFSTEGHEVAFTIRIRHPPSPQLYPPGSPPLGAQYNISALVTIATKTFLRYNRLRALIASIRRFYPTVTVGWFAGRNLAVSQVTTKYVLWVDDDFVFTARTRLERLVDVLERTPLDLVGGAVREISGFATTYRQLLSVEPGAPGRGNCLRQKRGFHHELVGFPGCVVTDGVVNFFLARTDKVREVGFDPRLSRVAHLEFFLDGLGTLRVGSCSDVVVDHASKLKLPWTSRDASAETYARYRYPGSLDESQVAKHRLLFFKHRLQCMTSE encoded by the exons ATGCGGCTGGGCCGCCGGGCCCTCTGTGTGCTGGTCCTACTGCTGGCCTGCGCCTCGCTGGGGCTCCTGTACGCGAGCACCCGGGTCGCACCGGGCCTCCAGGCACCTCTTGCGCTGTGGACGCCCCTGCAGGGCAACCCCAGGCCAGAATTGCCAGGTCTTGCCCCCGAGCCCCGGTACGCACACATCCCAGTCAGGATCAAGGAGCAAGTGGTGGG GCTGCTGTCCACAAACAATTGCAGTTGTGAACCCAGTGGGGGGAGCCTTCACCTCCCCTTCCAGAGGCAGGTCCAAGCCATTGACTTCACCAAGGCCTTTGACTCTGAGGAGCTGAGGGCTGCGTCTGCCTTGAGGGAGCAGGAGTTCCAGGCCTTCCTTTCAAG GAGCCAGTCTACTGCTGACCAGCTGCTCATAGCCCCTGCCAACTCCCCACTACAGTACCCCCTGCAGGGTGTGGAGGTCCAGCCCCTCAGGAGCATCTTGGTGCCAG gaCTGAGCCTGCAGGCCACTTCTGGTCAGGAGGTATACCAG GTGAACCTGACTGCCTCCTTGGGCACCTGGGACGTGGCAGGGGAAGTGACTGGAGTGACTCTCACTGGAGAGGGGCAGCCAGATCTCACCCTCGCCAGCCGAGGGCTGGACCAACTCAATCGGCAGCTGCAACTGGTCACTTATAGCAGTCGAAGCTACCAGGCAAACACAGCAGACATAG TCCGGTTCTCTACCGAGGGACACGAAGTTGCCTTCACCATACGCATAAGACACCCACCCAGCCCTCAGCTGTACCCACCTGGGTCTCCACCCCTGGGAG CCCAGTACAACATCAGCGCTCTGGTCACCATTGCCACTAAGACCTTCCTTCGTTACAATCGGCTACGGGCACTCATCGCCAGCATCCGCCGCTTCTACCCGACAGTCACAGTG GGCTGGTTCGCAGGCCGGAACCTGGCCGTATCCCAAGTAACCACCAAGTACGTGCTGTGGGTGGACGACGACTTCGTCTTCACGGCGCGGACACGACTGGAGAGGCTTGTGGACGTGCTGGAGCGGACGCCGCTGGACCTG GTGGGGGGCGCGGTGCGCGAGATCTCCGGCTTCGCCACCACCTACCGGCAGCTGCTGAGCGTGGAGCCCGGCGCGCCAGGCCGCGGGAACTGCCTCCGGCAGAAGCGCGGCTTCCACCACGAGCTCGTCGGCTTCCCAGGGTGCGTGGTCACCGACGGCGTGGTCAACTTCTTCCTGGCGCGCACTGACAAGGTGCGCGAGGTTGGCTTTGACCCGCGCCTTAGCCGCGTGGCGCACCTGG AATTCTTCCTGGATGGACTTGGTACTCTTCGGGTGGGCTCCTGCTCAGACGTTGTTGTGGATCATGCATCCAAGTTGAAGTTGCCTTGGACATCAAGGGATGCTAGCGCAGAGACTTACGCTCGATACCGTTACCCGGGATCACTGGATGAAAGTCAGGTGGCCAAACACCGCCTGCTCTTCTTCAAACACCGGCTCCAGTGCATGACCTCAGAGTGA
- the B4GALNT1 gene encoding beta-1,4 N-acetylgalactosaminyltransferase 1 isoform X3: MRLGRRALCVLVLLLACASLGLLYASTRVAPGLQAPLALWTPLQGNPRPELPGLAPEPRYAHIPVRIKEQVVGLLSTNNCSCEPSGGSLHLPFQRQVQAIDFTKAFDSEELRAASALREQEFQAFLSRSQSTADQLLIAPANSPLQYPLQGVEVQPLRSILVPGLSLQATSGQEVYQVNLTASLGTWDVAGEVTGVTLTGEGQPDLTLASRGLDQLNRQLQLVTYSSRSYQANTADIVRFSTEGHEVAFTIRIRHPPSPQLYPPGSPPLGAQYNISALVTIATKTFLRYNRLRALIASIRRFYPTVTVVIADDSDKPESVRGPHIEHYLMPFGKGWFAGRNLAVSQVTTKYVLWVDDDFVFTARTRLERLVDVLERTPLDLVGGAVREISGFATTYRQLLSVEPGAPGRGNCLRQKRGFHHELVGFPGCVVTDGVVNFFLARTDKNSSWMDLVLFGWAPAQTLLWIMHPS; the protein is encoded by the exons ATGCGGCTGGGCCGCCGGGCCCTCTGTGTGCTGGTCCTACTGCTGGCCTGCGCCTCGCTGGGGCTCCTGTACGCGAGCACCCGGGTCGCACCGGGCCTCCAGGCACCTCTTGCGCTGTGGACGCCCCTGCAGGGCAACCCCAGGCCAGAATTGCCAGGTCTTGCCCCCGAGCCCCGGTACGCACACATCCCAGTCAGGATCAAGGAGCAAGTGGTGGG GCTGCTGTCCACAAACAATTGCAGTTGTGAACCCAGTGGGGGGAGCCTTCACCTCCCCTTCCAGAGGCAGGTCCAAGCCATTGACTTCACCAAGGCCTTTGACTCTGAGGAGCTGAGGGCTGCGTCTGCCTTGAGGGAGCAGGAGTTCCAGGCCTTCCTTTCAAG GAGCCAGTCTACTGCTGACCAGCTGCTCATAGCCCCTGCCAACTCCCCACTACAGTACCCCCTGCAGGGTGTGGAGGTCCAGCCCCTCAGGAGCATCTTGGTGCCAG gaCTGAGCCTGCAGGCCACTTCTGGTCAGGAGGTATACCAG GTGAACCTGACTGCCTCCTTGGGCACCTGGGACGTGGCAGGGGAAGTGACTGGAGTGACTCTCACTGGAGAGGGGCAGCCAGATCTCACCCTCGCCAGCCGAGGGCTGGACCAACTCAATCGGCAGCTGCAACTGGTCACTTATAGCAGTCGAAGCTACCAGGCAAACACAGCAGACATAG TCCGGTTCTCTACCGAGGGACACGAAGTTGCCTTCACCATACGCATAAGACACCCACCCAGCCCTCAGCTGTACCCACCTGGGTCTCCACCCCTGGGAG CCCAGTACAACATCAGCGCTCTGGTCACCATTGCCACTAAGACCTTCCTTCGTTACAATCGGCTACGGGCACTCATCGCCAGCATCCGCCGCTTCTACCCGACAGTCACAGTGGTAATCGCCGACGACAGCGACAAGCCAGAGAGTGTTAGAGGTCCCCACATCGAGCACTATCTCATGCCTTTTGGCAAG GGCTGGTTCGCAGGCCGGAACCTGGCCGTATCCCAAGTAACCACCAAGTACGTGCTGTGGGTGGACGACGACTTCGTCTTCACGGCGCGGACACGACTGGAGAGGCTTGTGGACGTGCTGGAGCGGACGCCGCTGGACCTG GTGGGGGGCGCGGTGCGCGAGATCTCCGGCTTCGCCACCACCTACCGGCAGCTGCTGAGCGTGGAGCCCGGCGCGCCAGGCCGCGGGAACTGCCTCCGGCAGAAGCGCGGCTTCCACCACGAGCTCGTCGGCTTCCCAGGGTGCGTGGTCACCGACGGCGTGGTCAACTTCTTCCTGGCGCGCACTGACAAG AATTCTTCCTGGATGGACTTGGTACTCTTCGGGTGGGCTCCTGCTCAGACGTTGTTGTGGATCATGCATCCAAGTTGA
- the B4GALNT1 gene encoding beta-1,4 N-acetylgalactosaminyltransferase 1 isoform X5, giving the protein MPFGKGWFAGRNLAVSQVTTKYVLWVDDDFVFTARTRLERLVDVLERTPLDLVGGAVREISGFATTYRQLLSVEPGAPGRGNCLRQKRGFHHELVGFPGCVVTDGVVNFFLARTDKVREVGFDPRLSRVAHLEFFLDGLGTLRVGSCSDVVVDHASKLKLPWTSRDASAETYARYRYPGSLDESQVAKHRLLFFKHRLQCMTSE; this is encoded by the exons ATGCCTTTTGGCAAG GGCTGGTTCGCAGGCCGGAACCTGGCCGTATCCCAAGTAACCACCAAGTACGTGCTGTGGGTGGACGACGACTTCGTCTTCACGGCGCGGACACGACTGGAGAGGCTTGTGGACGTGCTGGAGCGGACGCCGCTGGACCTG GTGGGGGGCGCGGTGCGCGAGATCTCCGGCTTCGCCACCACCTACCGGCAGCTGCTGAGCGTGGAGCCCGGCGCGCCAGGCCGCGGGAACTGCCTCCGGCAGAAGCGCGGCTTCCACCACGAGCTCGTCGGCTTCCCAGGGTGCGTGGTCACCGACGGCGTGGTCAACTTCTTCCTGGCGCGCACTGACAAGGTGCGCGAGGTTGGCTTTGACCCGCGCCTTAGCCGCGTGGCGCACCTGG AATTCTTCCTGGATGGACTTGGTACTCTTCGGGTGGGCTCCTGCTCAGACGTTGTTGTGGATCATGCATCCAAGTTGAAGTTGCCTTGGACATCAAGGGATGCTAGCGCAGAGACTTACGCTCGATACCGTTACCCGGGATCACTGGATGAAAGTCAGGTGGCCAAACACCGCCTGCTCTTCTTCAAACACCGGCTCCAGTGCATGACCTCAGAGTGA
- the B4GALNT1 gene encoding beta-1,4 N-acetylgalactosaminyltransferase 1 isoform X1 encodes MRLGRRALCVLVLLLACASLGLLYASTRVAPGLQAPLALWTPLQGNPRPELPGLAPEPRYAHIPVRIKEQVVGLLSTNNCSCEPSGGSLHLPFQRQVQAIDFTKAFDSEELRAASALREQEFQAFLSRSQSTADQLLIAPANSPLQYPLQGVEVQPLRSILVPGLSLQATSGQEVYQVNLTASLGTWDVAGEVTGVTLTGEGQPDLTLASRGLDQLNRQLQLVTYSSRSYQANTADIVRFSTEGHEVAFTIRIRHPPSPQLYPPGSPPLGAQYNISALVTIATKTFLRYNRLRALIASIRRFYPTVTVVIADDSDKPESVRGPHIEHYLMPFGKGWFAGRNLAVSQVTTKYVLWVDDDFVFTARTRLERLVDVLERTPLDLVGGAVREISGFATTYRQLLSVEPGAPGRGNCLRQKRGFHHELVGFPGCVVTDGVVNFFLARTDKVREVGFDPRLSRVAHLEFFLDGLGTLRVGSCSDVVVDHASKLKLPWTSRDASAETYARYRYPGSLDESQVAKHRLLFFKHRLQCMTSE; translated from the exons ATGCGGCTGGGCCGCCGGGCCCTCTGTGTGCTGGTCCTACTGCTGGCCTGCGCCTCGCTGGGGCTCCTGTACGCGAGCACCCGGGTCGCACCGGGCCTCCAGGCACCTCTTGCGCTGTGGACGCCCCTGCAGGGCAACCCCAGGCCAGAATTGCCAGGTCTTGCCCCCGAGCCCCGGTACGCACACATCCCAGTCAGGATCAAGGAGCAAGTGGTGGG GCTGCTGTCCACAAACAATTGCAGTTGTGAACCCAGTGGGGGGAGCCTTCACCTCCCCTTCCAGAGGCAGGTCCAAGCCATTGACTTCACCAAGGCCTTTGACTCTGAGGAGCTGAGGGCTGCGTCTGCCTTGAGGGAGCAGGAGTTCCAGGCCTTCCTTTCAAG GAGCCAGTCTACTGCTGACCAGCTGCTCATAGCCCCTGCCAACTCCCCACTACAGTACCCCCTGCAGGGTGTGGAGGTCCAGCCCCTCAGGAGCATCTTGGTGCCAG gaCTGAGCCTGCAGGCCACTTCTGGTCAGGAGGTATACCAG GTGAACCTGACTGCCTCCTTGGGCACCTGGGACGTGGCAGGGGAAGTGACTGGAGTGACTCTCACTGGAGAGGGGCAGCCAGATCTCACCCTCGCCAGCCGAGGGCTGGACCAACTCAATCGGCAGCTGCAACTGGTCACTTATAGCAGTCGAAGCTACCAGGCAAACACAGCAGACATAG TCCGGTTCTCTACCGAGGGACACGAAGTTGCCTTCACCATACGCATAAGACACCCACCCAGCCCTCAGCTGTACCCACCTGGGTCTCCACCCCTGGGAG CCCAGTACAACATCAGCGCTCTGGTCACCATTGCCACTAAGACCTTCCTTCGTTACAATCGGCTACGGGCACTCATCGCCAGCATCCGCCGCTTCTACCCGACAGTCACAGTGGTAATCGCCGACGACAGCGACAAGCCAGAGAGTGTTAGAGGTCCCCACATCGAGCACTATCTCATGCCTTTTGGCAAG GGCTGGTTCGCAGGCCGGAACCTGGCCGTATCCCAAGTAACCACCAAGTACGTGCTGTGGGTGGACGACGACTTCGTCTTCACGGCGCGGACACGACTGGAGAGGCTTGTGGACGTGCTGGAGCGGACGCCGCTGGACCTG GTGGGGGGCGCGGTGCGCGAGATCTCCGGCTTCGCCACCACCTACCGGCAGCTGCTGAGCGTGGAGCCCGGCGCGCCAGGCCGCGGGAACTGCCTCCGGCAGAAGCGCGGCTTCCACCACGAGCTCGTCGGCTTCCCAGGGTGCGTGGTCACCGACGGCGTGGTCAACTTCTTCCTGGCGCGCACTGACAAGGTGCGCGAGGTTGGCTTTGACCCGCGCCTTAGCCGCGTGGCGCACCTGG AATTCTTCCTGGATGGACTTGGTACTCTTCGGGTGGGCTCCTGCTCAGACGTTGTTGTGGATCATGCATCCAAGTTGAAGTTGCCTTGGACATCAAGGGATGCTAGCGCAGAGACTTACGCTCGATACCGTTACCCGGGATCACTGGATGAAAGTCAGGTGGCCAAACACCGCCTGCTCTTCTTCAAACACCGGCTCCAGTGCATGACCTCAGAGTGA
- the B4GALNT1 gene encoding beta-1,4 N-acetylgalactosaminyltransferase 1 isoform X4, whose protein sequence is MPGGQQGCQRRDGGTREARVRFSTEGHEVAFTIRIRHPPSPQLYPPGSPPLGAQYNISALVTIATKTFLRYNRLRALIASIRRFYPTVTVVIADDSDKPESVRGPHIEHYLMPFGKGWFAGRNLAVSQVTTKYVLWVDDDFVFTARTRLERLVDVLERTPLDLVGGAVREISGFATTYRQLLSVEPGAPGRGNCLRQKRGFHHELVGFPGCVVTDGVVNFFLARTDKVREVGFDPRLSRVAHLEFFLDGLGTLRVGSCSDVVVDHASKLKLPWTSRDASAETYARYRYPGSLDESQVAKHRLLFFKHRLQCMTSE, encoded by the exons ATGCCGGGAGGGCAACAAGGCTGCCAAAGGAGGGATGGAGGAACCAGGGAGGCAAGAG TCCGGTTCTCTACCGAGGGACACGAAGTTGCCTTCACCATACGCATAAGACACCCACCCAGCCCTCAGCTGTACCCACCTGGGTCTCCACCCCTGGGAG CCCAGTACAACATCAGCGCTCTGGTCACCATTGCCACTAAGACCTTCCTTCGTTACAATCGGCTACGGGCACTCATCGCCAGCATCCGCCGCTTCTACCCGACAGTCACAGTGGTAATCGCCGACGACAGCGACAAGCCAGAGAGTGTTAGAGGTCCCCACATCGAGCACTATCTCATGCCTTTTGGCAAG GGCTGGTTCGCAGGCCGGAACCTGGCCGTATCCCAAGTAACCACCAAGTACGTGCTGTGGGTGGACGACGACTTCGTCTTCACGGCGCGGACACGACTGGAGAGGCTTGTGGACGTGCTGGAGCGGACGCCGCTGGACCTG GTGGGGGGCGCGGTGCGCGAGATCTCCGGCTTCGCCACCACCTACCGGCAGCTGCTGAGCGTGGAGCCCGGCGCGCCAGGCCGCGGGAACTGCCTCCGGCAGAAGCGCGGCTTCCACCACGAGCTCGTCGGCTTCCCAGGGTGCGTGGTCACCGACGGCGTGGTCAACTTCTTCCTGGCGCGCACTGACAAGGTGCGCGAGGTTGGCTTTGACCCGCGCCTTAGCCGCGTGGCGCACCTGG AATTCTTCCTGGATGGACTTGGTACTCTTCGGGTGGGCTCCTGCTCAGACGTTGTTGTGGATCATGCATCCAAGTTGAAGTTGCCTTGGACATCAAGGGATGCTAGCGCAGAGACTTACGCTCGATACCGTTACCCGGGATCACTGGATGAAAGTCAGGTGGCCAAACACCGCCTGCTCTTCTTCAAACACCGGCTCCAGTGCATGACCTCAGAGTGA